In Myxococcales bacterium, the following proteins share a genomic window:
- a CDS encoding DUF1566 domain-containing protein: protein MNSDKKLTTEPPAGTWIDYDTGLMWQNPTEMGFIGGTWDEENSYCENLVLAQYSNWRLPSISELRSIVRGCKSSETNGTCGVNDDCLKMECRTDECNGCEPKPDEKYYWPDELEGNPYTINGHWSVSQVGDDDKNAWIMIFYSASIQLEDKDNILDEGLTTRCVRTMTTE, encoded by the coding sequence TTGAACTCCGACAAGAAATTAACCACCGAACCTCCAGCCGGCACCTGGATTGACTACGACACCGGTCTGATGTGGCAGAATCCAACAGAAATGGGGTTCATTGGAGGGACTTGGGATGAAGAAAATTCCTATTGCGAAAACCTGGTTCTGGCACAATATTCGAATTGGCGTCTTCCATCGATATCAGAACTTCGTTCGATTGTCAGAGGATGTAAGTCCTCTGAAACAAACGGCACCTGTGGTGTGAATGACGACTGCCTGAAAATGGAATGCAGGACTGACGAATGCAATGGTTGTGAACCTAAACCAGACGAAAAATACTATTGGCCGGATGAGTTGGAAGGGAATCCATATACCATCAACGGTCACTGGTCAGTCAGTCAGGTTGGCGATGATGATAAAAATGCATGGATTATGATATTCTATTCCGCGTCAATCCAATTAGAGGATAAGGATAACATTCTAGATGAGGGATTAACGACTCGTTGTGTGCGAACCATGACCACGGAGTAG
- a CDS encoding DUF1566 domain-containing protein has translation MDNRRFQLILIFVLVLFTAFSCKNDDDDDSGSDEDPTPEPPAGTWIDYNTGLMWQKEIVDNCYGLYYTWDLAIGYCDSLELAGFSDWRLPTISELR, from the coding sequence ATGGATAATAGACGTTTCCAGTTGATACTGATATTTGTATTAGTTCTTTTTACAGCATTTTCGTGCAAGAATGATGATGACGACGATTCCGGCTCCGATGAAGACCCGACCCCCGAGCCACCAGCCGGCACCTGGATTGACTACAACACCGGCCTGATGTGGCAGAAAGAGATTGTCGATAATTGCTATGGCCTTTATTACACCTGGGATCTGGCGATTGGATATTGCGATTCGTTGGAGTTGGCCGGTTTTTCGGATTGGCGATTGCCGACGATTTCCGAGTTGCGCTAG